A region from the Clostridium beijerinckii genome encodes:
- a CDS encoding polysaccharide pyruvyl transferase family protein: protein MVRGDIMKVSVITMHSIRNYGSVLQTYATQENLKALGLEVEFVDYYRKDSINPKASVEDNLAVNSKWNKNFITREVFRAIKTPIHRKQFQVFGSFLSKYIKLTPKKYYSNEEIKQELPIADCYCTGSDQLWNSTYNRGIEESYFLDYVPEGSKCFSYSTSIGKERLNKKESKEIYKRLLKFSHLSVREESAKEILLELGFKDCVHVLDPTFMLSIEKWKKIMAPRIISEKYVLIYQLNKNKTFDLYAEKFAEKHGLKLYRIDTTRERIISPGKSIYLPSVEEFISLFYYSEYIITDSFHGTAFCISFAKNFSVIYPEKFSTRLESILKLTNLENRVVSDWNDYDVYNNPIDYVPVNRVINEEREKTNLFVENVLSSLKS, encoded by the coding sequence ATGGTGAGAGGTGATATTATGAAAGTAAGTGTTATTACAATGCATTCAATAAGAAATTATGGGTCAGTTCTGCAAACTTACGCTACTCAAGAAAACTTAAAAGCATTGGGATTGGAAGTTGAATTCGTTGATTATTATAGAAAAGATTCAATAAATCCAAAAGCTTCTGTAGAAGACAATTTGGCAGTTAACTCAAAATGGAATAAGAACTTTATAACAAGAGAAGTTTTTAGAGCGATAAAAACTCCGATTCATAGAAAACAATTTCAAGTATTTGGTAGTTTTTTATCTAAGTACATTAAGTTAACGCCCAAGAAATATTATAGTAATGAAGAAATAAAACAGGAATTGCCGATTGCCGATTGCTATTGTACAGGAAGTGACCAACTATGGAACAGCACATATAACAGAGGAATTGAAGAGTCATATTTTCTTGATTATGTGCCTGAAGGAAGCAAGTGTTTTTCTTATTCCACTAGTATCGGTAAAGAACGATTAAATAAAAAAGAATCGAAAGAAATCTATAAAAGATTATTAAAATTTAGCCATTTATCTGTGCGAGAGGAATCGGCAAAAGAGATATTGTTAGAATTAGGGTTCAAAGACTGTGTTCATGTATTAGATCCCACATTTATGCTATCTATTGAGAAATGGAAAAAGATAATGGCTCCAAGAATAATTAGTGAAAAATATGTATTAATATATCAACTCAATAAGAATAAGACATTTGATCTATATGCAGAAAAGTTTGCTGAGAAGCATGGATTAAAACTTTATAGGATTGATACAACAAGAGAAAGGATTATTTCCCCAGGAAAATCTATATATCTTCCTTCTGTAGAGGAATTTATTTCTCTGTTTTACTACTCTGAATATATTATCACTGATTCTTTTCATGGAACTGCATTCTGTATAAGTTTTGCAAAGAATTTTTCAGTAATATATCCAGAAAAATTTAGCACAAGATTGGAGAGCATTTTGAAGCTTACTAATTTAGAAAATCGAGTTGTCTCTGATTGGAATGATTATGATGTCTATAATAATCCAATTGATTATGTTCCAGTCAATAGAGTAATTAATGAAGAAAGAGAAAAGACAAATTTATTTGTTGAAAATGTATTATCAAGTTTAAAATCATAA
- a CDS encoding transcriptional regulator has product MNEKVLEFTIFCVESLSERLNISAKRVYNMLKNDTNILEYYIIPCYEPLHTQSKSYIIDDLITVLKEKGVVV; this is encoded by the coding sequence ATGAATGAAAAAGTATTAGAATTTACTATATTTTGTGTTGAAAGCTTATCTGAGAGATTAAATATTAGTGCTAAAAGAGTGTATAATATGCTCAAAAATGATACAAATATTTTAGAGTATTATATAATTCCTTGCTATGAACCTTTGCACACGCAGAGCAAGAGTTATATTATAGATGACTTAATAACAGTATTAAAAGAAAAAGGTGTAGTTGTATGA
- a CDS encoding capsular biosynthesis protein, with product MKIERDKLVIKLKNAISNKVFLKTIIIGLKKVRHIFWINNDSIRRNQLDIYDYKKLKKKYYHIIEKRRVEENMQYKQSNRVWICWLQGIDNAPQLVKRCVYSIYKNLDERDITIITSENYYEYVNLPKYIINKWEHGIISNAHFSDLLRLELIINYGGIWMDSTVLCTDKKIPKYITNVPLFVYSNEYRGSDVIVASNWLISGNKNNNILVATRDLLYEYWKNEDVLINYFIFHLFFTMATEKYTEEWKLVHKFNNISPHILQHELFDKYSDERFEEIKSMSVFHKLNNKSVGPKYKSDTYYDYIINKGIEL from the coding sequence ATGAAAATTGAAAGAGATAAATTAGTTATAAAGCTAAAAAATGCAATCAGTAATAAAGTCTTTTTAAAAACTATAATAATTGGTTTAAAAAAGGTTAGGCACATATTTTGGATAAATAATGATAGTATTAGAAGAAATCAATTAGATATATATGACTATAAAAAACTTAAAAAGAAATATTACCATATTATTGAAAAACGAAGAGTAGAAGAAAATATGCAATATAAACAGTCAAATAGAGTTTGGATATGCTGGTTACAAGGAATAGATAATGCTCCTCAGCTTGTAAAGCGTTGTGTGTATTCAATATATAAAAATCTTGATGAAAGAGATATTACTATAATTACAAGTGAGAATTACTACGAATATGTAAACCTACCTAAATATATTATAAATAAGTGGGAACATGGAATAATCTCTAATGCTCATTTTTCTGATTTATTACGTCTTGAATTGATAATAAATTATGGCGGCATTTGGATGGATTCAACTGTTTTGTGCACTGATAAAAAGATTCCTAAATACATTACAAATGTACCGTTATTTGTGTACAGTAATGAATATCGAGGATCTGACGTAATTGTTGCATCAAATTGGTTGATATCTGGAAATAAAAATAACAACATTTTAGTTGCTACAAGAGATTTGCTGTATGAATATTGGAAAAATGAAGATGTTTTAATAAATTATTTTATATTTCATTTATTTTTTACAATGGCCACTGAGAAATATACTGAGGAATGGAAACTTGTACACAAATTCAATAATATAAGTCCACATATATTGCAACATGAATTATTTGATAAGTATAGCGATGAAAGATTTGAAGAAATCAAATCTATGTCTGTGTTTCACAAGTTGAACAATAAAAGTGTTGGTCCGAAGTATAAATCAGACACATATTATGATTATATTATAAACAAAGGAATTGAATTATAA
- a CDS encoding capsular biosynthesis protein: MIVDIHSHIIPGIDDGSKSMEMTLEMIRNAEKEGTKEIVATPHYLLEYGEATIIDVKNHVKEINVLLENEKIDVKIYSGQEVYFTKKIIEDYLEGNIGTINDSRYMLIELPMDKFDENTFDILYELQVRDIVPTIAHPERYKFFIEKPSLINEFIDQGYLFQMNSGSIEGKFGQNVKKTADLFLTNNIYNFIGSDAHNIKSRNTGLKNAIALLGKGMNKSIFQDSSEKILKNVDIEFLGERIKEKKSIFSFLKR, encoded by the coding sequence ATGATAGTAGATATTCATTCACATATAATACCAGGAATTGATGATGGATCTAAAAGTATGGAAATGACTTTGGAGATGATTAGAAACGCAGAAAAAGAAGGCACTAAAGAAATTGTAGCTACACCTCATTATTTACTTGAATATGGAGAAGCTACAATTATTGACGTGAAAAATCATGTAAAAGAAATTAATGTACTTTTAGAAAATGAAAAAATAGATGTGAAGATATATAGTGGACAAGAAGTTTATTTTACTAAAAAAATAATAGAAGATTATCTGGAAGGGAATATCGGAACAATAAATGATTCAAGGTATATGCTTATTGAATTGCCAATGGATAAATTTGATGAGAATACATTTGATATTCTTTATGAACTTCAAGTTAGAGATATTGTACCAACAATTGCACATCCAGAAAGATACAAGTTCTTTATAGAAAAACCTTCACTGATTAATGAATTTATTGATCAAGGATATTTATTTCAAATGAATTCAGGAAGTATAGAAGGAAAATTCGGACAAAATGTTAAAAAGACAGCTGATTTATTTTTAACAAATAATATATATAATTTCATAGGATCAGATGCACATAACATTAAAAGCAGAAATACAGGACTCAAAAATGCTATAGCTTTGCTTGGAAAAGGTATGAATAAAAGCATATTTCAAGATAGCTCTGAAAAAATTTTGAAAAATGTGGATATTGAGTTCCTTGGAGAACGAATTAAAGAGAAAAAATCAATATTCTCATTTCTTAAGAGATAA
- a CDS encoding flippase, which translates to MSGIKKNLIYNILYELLIIALPLITSPYISRVLGAETSGVYTYTYSIAFYFLMFSRLGISIYGNRSIAQTRDSKENRSRIFCSIYAFQFIVSLINIIIYITYIKVFYEDYFTITLIQGFYVFSGIFDISWFFFGMEEFKVTVTRNSIVKIILTVCILLFVKKPEDLWKYTLIISLSTLIGQMSVWPFLKGKIYYVKPKFKEITAHIKPNLILFIPVLATSVFTVMDKIMIGTFSSMSQVGYYNYSNNIIDVPKVLIRSLGTVMLPRMTNLVSNGKKKQSLMYIENSLLLVSCLSIAMAFGIAAVANNFAPLFWGNEYEACSPLIFGLSVAVVFSVWGNVLRTQYLIPNSRDKEYSISLVVAAGVNGIINFILIRYLGALGAVIGTIAAEFVLAAYQTFIIRSELDIRSYLKNGIVFIPFGLIMYIIVKYIGLLFGRSWIVLAIQILCGILIYIGLCAIYIFKSKKPIIIEIKKQVKEYILNFIKKTELKNK; encoded by the coding sequence ATGAGTGGCATTAAAAAGAATTTAATTTATAATATTCTATATGAATTATTAATAATAGCGCTACCATTAATTACATCTCCATATATATCTAGAGTTTTAGGCGCTGAAACATCAGGTGTTTATACATATACTTATTCTATTGCATTCTATTTTTTAATGTTTTCTAGATTGGGTATTAGCATTTATGGTAACAGAAGTATAGCTCAAACTAGAGATAGTAAGGAGAACAGAAGCAGAATATTTTGTAGCATTTATGCATTTCAATTTATTGTTTCACTAATTAATATAATTATCTACATAACATATATAAAAGTATTTTATGAAGATTATTTTACGATAACATTAATTCAAGGGTTTTATGTATTTTCAGGGATTTTTGATATTTCATGGTTTTTTTTTGGAATGGAAGAATTTAAGGTAACTGTTACTAGAAATTCTATTGTGAAAATAATTTTAACAGTTTGTATATTATTGTTTGTAAAAAAACCTGAAGATTTATGGAAGTATACATTGATTATAAGTTTAAGTACATTAATTGGACAAATGTCTGTCTGGCCTTTTTTGAAAGGTAAAATATATTATGTAAAGCCAAAATTCAAGGAAATAACTGCTCATATAAAACCAAATTTAATTCTATTTATTCCAGTATTGGCTACAAGTGTATTTACTGTTATGGATAAAATAATGATTGGTACTTTCAGCAGTATGTCACAAGTTGGTTATTATAACTATTCAAATAATATTATTGATGTACCAAAAGTTCTTATTAGATCGTTGGGTACTGTAATGCTTCCGAGAATGACGAATTTAGTTTCAAATGGGAAAAAAAAGCAGAGTCTAATGTATATAGAAAATTCTCTATTGCTTGTATCATGTTTATCGATCGCAATGGCTTTTGGAATAGCAGCAGTAGCGAATAATTTCGCCCCATTATTTTGGGGAAATGAATACGAAGCTTGTAGTCCTCTGATTTTTGGGTTATCGGTAGCGGTAGTTTTCAGCGTTTGGGGAAATGTGTTAAGAACACAGTATTTAATTCCTAATTCTAGGGACAAAGAATATTCAATTTCTCTTGTAGTAGCTGCGGGTGTTAATGGAATAATTAATTTTATACTGATTAGATATTTAGGTGCACTTGGAGCTGTTATTGGAACCATTGCGGCTGAATTTGTATTGGCAGCATATCAGACTTTTATAATTAGAAGTGAATTAGATATACGTTCGTATTTAAAAAATGGGATAGTTTTTATACCTTTTGGATTAATAATGTATATCATTGTTAAATACATAGGTCTTTTGTTTGGAAGATCGTGGATAGTGTTAGCTATACAAATATTATGTGGAATTTTAATTTATATAGGATTGTGTGCAATTTATATATTTAAATCAAAAAAGCCAATAATTATTGAAATAAAGAAACAAGTAAAAGAATATATTTTAAATTTTATCAAGAAAACAGAACTTAAGAATAAATAG
- a CDS encoding CDP-glycerol--glycerophosphate glycerophosphotransferase — MRYIKIKDIIKILISYIIAFPFYLFRIFPINNKKIAVLCFGGKGYGDNPKYIIDEIINKHFEGDIVWVVRDMETEFPSNIRKVKLHSIKSIYEMATSRIWINNTRMSLYIRKRKEQYYIQTWHGGVALKKIGKDVDPNTVSFSHYYAAQRDAKMTDLLLSNSLFCTNMYHNSFWYSGEILESGSPRNDILINNSSDSKNIKDKLGIHKDTKVILYAPTFRDNGRIDVFDLDCKQIIFNFEKKYKCKFCIIIRLHPNMSSTELNIKFSKSILNGTSYSDMYELLNISDVLITDYSSTMFEFGMLLKPVYLYVKDLDDYTKSRGLYLDIEKLPYVVCKDKESLYNKIQEFNLEDYQEHVHKFNMNLGFCENGTASKTVVERIESIIQSYK, encoded by the coding sequence ATGCGCTATATAAAAATTAAAGATATAATAAAGATATTGATTTCGTATATTATAGCTTTTCCTTTTTACTTATTTAGAATTTTCCCGATAAACAATAAGAAAATAGCTGTTTTATGTTTTGGTGGAAAAGGATACGGTGATAATCCTAAATACATTATTGATGAAATTATTAATAAGCACTTTGAAGGTGATATTGTTTGGGTAGTTAGAGACATGGAAACTGAGTTTCCTAGTAACATAAGAAAGGTGAAACTACATTCTATAAAATCAATATATGAAATGGCAACATCAAGAATTTGGATAAATAATACACGAATGTCATTATATATAAGAAAGAGAAAAGAACAATATTATATTCAAACTTGGCACGGCGGTGTTGCTCTTAAGAAAATTGGAAAAGATGTTGATCCAAACACTGTTTCATTTTCACATTATTATGCTGCCCAAAGAGATGCAAAGATGACCGATTTATTATTATCAAATAGTTTGTTTTGCACTAATATGTATCATAATAGCTTTTGGTATAGCGGTGAAATTTTAGAATCTGGTTCTCCAAGAAATGATATTCTTATCAATAATTCAAGTGATAGCAAGAATATTAAAGATAAACTAGGAATTCATAAAGATACGAAAGTGATATTATATGCACCTACTTTCAGAGATAATGGACGGATTGATGTTTTTGACTTAGATTGTAAGCAAATAATATTTAATTTTGAAAAAAAGTATAAATGTAAATTTTGTATCATTATTCGTTTACATCCTAATATGAGCTCAACTGAATTAAATATAAAATTTTCAAAAAGTATTTTGAATGGAACAAGTTATTCAGATATGTATGAGTTATTAAATATTTCGGATGTATTGATTACTGATTATTCAAGTACAATGTTTGAATTTGGCATGCTTTTAAAACCTGTTTACTTGTATGTGAAAGATTTGGATGATTATACTAAGAGTCGTGGGTTATACCTAGATATAGAAAAATTACCATATGTTGTTTGCAAAGACAAAGAAAGCTTGTATAATAAAATACAAGAGTTTAATTTAGAAGATTATCAAGAGCATGTTCATAAATTTAATATGAATTTGGGGTTTTGTGAGAATGGAACTGCATCAAAAACTGTAGTGGAGAGAATTGAAAGTATAATTCAATCTTACAAATGA
- a CDS encoding UDP-N-acetylglucosamine--LPS N-acetylglucosamine transferase, which yields MTNKIKNKVNHKSKSSIDSLENRTNIKVCLVGSSGGHLTHLYMLKPFWKNKERFWVTFDKEDAQSLLEGEKVYPCYFPTNRNIKNLIRNIGVAWWVLWKEKPDLLISSGAAVAVPFFYFAKLMGKKLIYIEVFDRIDKPTMTGKMVYPIVDKFIVQWEDQKKVYPKAINLGGIF from the coding sequence ATGACAAATAAGATTAAGAATAAAGTTAATCATAAATCAAAAAGTAGTATAGATAGCTTAGAGAATAGAACTAATATTAAAGTATGTTTAGTTGGCTCAAGTGGAGGACATCTAACACACCTATATATGCTTAAGCCTTTCTGGAAAAATAAAGAACGATTCTGGGTAACTTTCGATAAAGAAGATGCACAGAGTTTGCTCGAAGGCGAGAAAGTGTATCCTTGTTATTTTCCTACAAACAGAAATATTAAAAATTTAATACGAAATATAGGTGTTGCATGGTGGGTTCTTTGGAAAGAAAAACCGGATTTACTTATTTCATCTGGTGCAGCTGTTGCTGTTCCTTTCTTTTATTTTGCAAAATTAATGGGAAAAAAATTAATTTATATAGAAGTATTTGATCGTATTGATAAACCAACAATGACAGGAAAAATGGTATATCCTATTGTTGATAAATTTATTGTTCAGTGGGAAGATCAGAAAAAGGTTTATCCGAAAGCAATTAACTTGGGCGGAATCTTTTAA
- the tagD gene encoding glycerol-3-phosphate cytidylyltransferase yields MKRVITYGTFDLLHYGHINILQRAKALGDYLIVVLSDDEFNWNEKNKKCYFTYEERKQLLESIRYVDLVIPETCWEQKIKDVHEYHIDTFVMGDDWKGKFDFLKDEGVEVVYLKRTPEISTTQIKKNLKDRIS; encoded by the coding sequence ATGAAACGAGTCATTACTTATGGAACATTTGATTTATTACATTATGGTCATATTAATATATTGCAAAGAGCAAAGGCACTTGGAGATTATTTGATAGTTGTTCTTTCTGATGATGAGTTCAACTGGAATGAAAAGAATAAGAAGTGTTACTTCACTTACGAAGAGAGAAAACAGTTACTTGAATCCATTCGTTATGTTGATTTAGTTATTCCAGAAACTTGCTGGGAACAGAAGATAAAAGACGTGCACGAATATCATATTGATACATTTGTAATGGGCGATGACTGGAAAGGGAAATTTGATTTCTTAAAAGATGAAGGTGTTGAGGTTGTATATCTAAAGAGAACACCAGAAATCTCTACTACTCAGATTAAGAAAAATTTGAAAGACAGAATTAGTTAA
- a CDS encoding sortase, translating into MRVYHGSYCEIKYPNIEFSRDALDFGKGFYVTSIKEQAINWASRFKLRGKKSYINIYNLDLDKIREKYSIKEYLTYSEEWLDFILVCRGGSDVYLENDIIIGGIADDRVYNTIELYEDNLINKEEALKRLRYYKPNNQICIVNQEIIDKYLNYEESKVV; encoded by the coding sequence ATGAGAGTATATCATGGTTCATATTGTGAAATTAAATATCCTAATATAGAATTTTCTAGAGATGCTTTGGATTTTGGAAAAGGATTTTACGTAACTAGTATTAAAGAACAGGCCATTAATTGGGCAAGTAGATTTAAACTAAGAGGAAAAAAATCATATATAAATATATATAACTTAGACTTGGATAAAATTAGAGAAAAGTATAGTATTAAGGAATATCTTACTTATAGTGAAGAATGGTTGGATTTTATCTTGGTCTGTAGAGGCGGTAGTGATGTATATTTAGAAAATGATATTATTATAGGTGGAATTGCTGATGATAGAGTATATAATACAATTGAATTATATGAAGATAATTTAATAAATAAAGAAGAAGCGTTGAAAAGATTGAGATATTATAAACCTAATAATCAAATTTGTATTGTTAATCAGGAAATCATTGATAAGTATTTAAATTATGAAGAAAGTAAAGTGGTGTAA
- a CDS encoding nucleotidyltransferase domain-containing protein, producing the protein MNLERRIVDEIVGICHKYEHIRKVILFGSRAREDNSIKSDIDLAIYCDNSIVDFIEDIEMNTSTLLEFDFSDMKGIQDELFIEQVKKEGVVIYAKH; encoded by the coding sequence TTGAATTTAGAACGAAGGATTGTTGATGAAATAGTAGGTATATGTCATAAGTATGAGCACATTAGAAAAGTCATTCTTTTTGGATCTAGAGCACGCGAAGATAATTCAATTAAAAGTGACATCGATTTAGCTATATATTGTGATAATTCAATAGTAGATTTTATTGAGGATATTGAAATGAATACTAGTACTTTACTAGAATTTGATTTTTCAGATATGAAAGGTATACAGGATGAGCTATTTATAGAGCAAGTAAAAAAAGAAGGAGTAGTTATTTATGCGAAGCATTGA
- a CDS encoding multidrug MFS transporter, with product MQQLEFDRDQVLFKEQIEVENNRIIYCFLKRIIDVVCSLIGLIVLSPIFLSVAILIRLESKGNSIFSQVRVGKNGKRFKMYKFRSMVANAEELKDKLHDKNEMCGPMFKMKEDPRVTKVGKVIRKTSIDELPQLVNVLKGEMSLVGPRPSLPKEVMKFEKWMMTRLSVKPGLTCYWQVSGRSDIEFEEWMELDVRYVEERNTLVDLGLIFRTFGVFFGDEHAR from the coding sequence ATGCAACAACTAGAATTCGATAGGGATCAAGTTCTGTTTAAAGAACAAATAGAAGTAGAAAATAATAGGATTATATATTGTTTTTTAAAGAGAATTATTGATGTGGTTTGCTCATTAATAGGACTTATAGTTTTAAGTCCTATATTTTTGTCTGTGGCTATTTTAATTAGACTTGAATCTAAAGGAAATTCTATTTTTTCTCAAGTAAGAGTAGGGAAAAATGGAAAGAGATTTAAAATGTATAAGTTTAGGTCTATGGTAGCTAATGCAGAGGAATTAAAGGACAAGTTACATGATAAAAATGAAATGTGTGGACCAATGTTTAAAATGAAAGAAGATCCAAGAGTAACTAAGGTTGGTAAAGTCATAAGGAAGACAAGCATAGATGAACTTCCACAATTAGTTAATGTTTTAAAAGGAGAAATGAGCTTAGTAGGACCAAGACCTTCACTTCCAAAAGAAGTCATGAAATTTGAAAAATGGATGATGACAAGGCTAAGTGTTAAACCTGGCTTAACTTGTTATTGGCAAGTTTCTGGGAGAAGTGATATTGAGTTTGAAGAGTGGATGGAATTGGATGTTAGGTATGTTGAAGAAAGAAATACTTTAGTTGATTTGGGATTGATATTTAGGACTTTTGGGGTGTTTTTTGGGGATGAACATGCGAGATAG
- a CDS encoding multidrug MFS transporter codes for MIFVTVGTHEQSFNRLVEYIDNLKGSGKITEDVIIQTGYSTYEPKKCNWYNLIPYKEVMRNVAEARIVITHGGPSSFIMPLQAGKIPIVVPRQKQFDEHINNHQIEFVRAVHERQGNIIPVYEIEKLEEIIRDYENIVAEMPKEMLSNNRKFNRKLDSIVGNIFKEGK; via the coding sequence ATGATTTTTGTAACAGTTGGAACACATGAGCAGTCATTCAACAGACTTGTAGAATATATTGATAATTTAAAAGGATCAGGAAAAATTACAGAGGATGTTATTATTCAGACAGGATATAGTACATATGAACCTAAAAAGTGTAATTGGTATAATTTAATTCCCTATAAGGAAGTGATGAGAAATGTGGCTGAAGCCAGAATTGTTATCACTCATGGTGGTCCATCGAGTTTTATAATGCCTCTTCAGGCAGGGAAAATTCCAATTGTTGTTCCAAGGCAGAAGCAGTTTGATGAACATATAAATAATCATCAAATTGAGTTTGTAAGAGCAGTTCATGAGCGACAGGGCAATATAATTCCTGTTTATGAGATTGAAAAACTGGAAGAGATAATAAGAGATTATGAAAATATTGTTGCCGAGATGCCGAAAGAAATGCTTAGTAATAATAGGAAATTCAATAGAAAGCTGGATAGTATCGTTGGTAACATTTTCAAGGAAGGTAAATAA
- a CDS encoding nucleotidyltransferase, whose amino-acid sequence MRSIDFKYMNLKKAYDRLVEVSNLYDGKNDIIRDSLIQRFEFTYELTHKTLREFMKYLGVTLENSFPRTIYKKAYVNNLISDDKVWISLLEDRNSTSHIYNENLANEIANRIVNEYVNAIGELVENLGKL is encoded by the coding sequence ATGCGAAGCATTGATTTCAAATATATGAATCTAAAAAAAGCTTATGATAGGCTTGTTGAGGTAAGCAATTTGTATGATGGAAAGAATGATATAATAAGAGACAGTTTAATTCAAAGATTTGAATTTACGTATGAACTTACTCATAAAACCCTTAGAGAATTTATGAAATATTTAGGTGTAACCCTGGAAAATTCATTTCCACGTACAATATATAAAAAAGCATATGTAAATAATTTAATATCTGATGATAAAGTCTGGATTAGTTTATTAGAAGATAGAAATTCTACGTCACACATATATAATGAAAATTTAGCAAATGAAATTGCTAATAGAATAGTAAATGAATATGTTAATGCAATAGGAGAATTAGTTGAGAATTTAGGAAAGCTTTAA
- a CDS encoding coenzyme F420 hydrogenase has product MNICPQKAISMVEDEYGFSYPQIDNECCVKCEACKTVCGFQNVTETNSPIVTYASAMKNETEVLASASGGIFVALAKAFLADGGIVFGVSMEYINGLLTPMHISINNINDLYKLQGSKYVQSYIGEVSCEVKRYLIEGKKVLFSGTPCQVAGLKAFLKRDYKNLLTIDIICHGVPNIKFFQGYIKHLEKKLKGKIIKYKFRDKKKGWGLSGKVVYKTEVGKVKEKLIPCNVSSYYSFFLSADIYRENCYSCKYSSSHRPGDITIGDYWGVQKEHPEIMEENGGILSEIKGISCIIVNTEKGKEYLSSYGFELILFPSEFEKAARKNSQLNTPSCSSKFRDDILMIFKTQGYDAVEKYFRNKMGIKYYYHVLNSKIPQKLKKKIKKKLCKIKLFGKII; this is encoded by the coding sequence ATGAACATATGTCCCCAAAAGGCTATTTCTATGGTAGAAGATGAATATGGTTTTTCTTATCCACAGATTGACAATGAATGTTGTGTTAAATGTGAAGCGTGTAAAACAGTCTGTGGATTTCAAAATGTAACTGAAACAAATTCGCCAATCGTAACGTATGCTTCTGCAATGAAAAATGAAACTGAAGTATTAGCTTCTGCTTCAGGTGGTATATTTGTAGCATTAGCAAAAGCATTTTTAGCTGATGGAGGAATTGTATTTGGAGTTTCAATGGAATATATTAACGGTCTATTAACACCTATGCATATTTCTATTAATAATATTAATGATTTGTATAAGCTACAAGGATCGAAATACGTTCAAAGTTATATCGGTGAAGTATCTTGTGAAGTAAAGAGGTATTTAATAGAAGGGAAAAAAGTGTTGTTTTCTGGAACACCATGTCAGGTTGCTGGATTGAAAGCATTTTTAAAAAGAGATTATAAAAATTTATTAACGATTGATATTATTTGCCATGGTGTACCAAATATAAAATTCTTTCAAGGATATATTAAACATCTTGAAAAAAAACTTAAAGGAAAAATAATTAAGTATAAATTTAGAGATAAGAAAAAGGGATGGGGTCTTAGTGGAAAAGTAGTTTATAAAACAGAGGTAGGAAAAGTAAAAGAAAAACTGATTCCGTGTAATGTTTCTTCATACTATAGTTTTTTTCTTAGTGCTGATATTTATCGAGAAAATTGCTATTCATGTAAGTATTCTTCATCTCATCGTCCAGGAGATATTACGATTGGAGATTATTGGGGGGTTCAAAAAGAACATCCAGAGATTATGGAAGAAAATGGCGGAATATTAAGTGAGATAAAGGGTATTTCCTGTATTATTGTAAATACGGAAAAAGGAAAAGAATATTTAAGTTCATATGGTTTTGAATTAATACTTTTTCCCTCCGAATTTGAAAAAGCAGCTAGAAAAAATAGTCAACTAAATACGCCAAGTTGTTCTAGTAAGTTCAGAGATGATATACTTATGATATTTAAAACTCAGGGTTATGATGCAGTTGAAAAATATTTTAGGAATAAAATGGGTATAAAGTATTATTATCATGTTCTAAATAGCAAAATACCCCAAAAATTAAAAAAGAAAATAAAGAAAAAACTATGCAAAATTAAACTATTTGGTAAAATCATATAG